A window of Centroberyx gerrardi isolate f3 chromosome 6, fCenGer3.hap1.cur.20231027, whole genome shotgun sequence genomic DNA:
AATTTTCTGTTAGCCAGCGGGCGCGTGAGAGCAGCAACAAGGCAGAGTCGCTGTAACGTTAGTCTGTTGCAAGACTGGCAAGGCAGTTTTCAATTTACTATCGATCGTTAATATGTTAGAAATATGTCTACATTTGAATTTAGATGTGTTGATGTAACGATGTTCATATTCAGGGTTAAATGGAGGTAAATATTGCAGCATTAAGTCTGTTCTGCTCAAAGAAAGAGTTCAACTTTGCGATATGAAGCATCGATAACGAAAGTCAGGTTCTTTTGATCAACTTTCTAAGGCCAGCATTAGCTGGGTTTGCGGTGTCGGTTAAACTATTTTGTAAACTCTCTTAGGTTGGTGAAGTTAAATTGCAAAGTAGTGACTTTTTAAATGGCCGTAAAGTCGCCCATAGTTACCAATACTCTATACGTTAGGGTCTTTTAATGTCATTGTTTCAGAGTGTGTGAATACCTTGGTTACGCTGTAGGCGAGGGATTTTGAGTGAGGAGGCCCTCCATGTGGCCGTGAATAGGGCTGACATTGTGTGATGAGTCAGAGCAGATGTAAAGGAAGGCATTCTGTTGTAGGATGGGGATGATTCCCTTGTGTCTGATGGATATGTAGAAAATGGGAAATAGGATAACATTAGATCAGACTGGCTCCTAAGCACTCTGAGCCATTGCAATTTGAATATGCCATCACCTGCCCCAGTACATCACTCTTTTCTTCTTGGTATCGGTGAGAATGTCACATCAAACTTGTGATTTCTGGCAGTTTAGTATTCCCGTATTTATTGGCAAACATACAAACCTTGCGAAACAAGACTTAAGACCTGTTTTGAATTGTTAAGATCTGTTATCAATTGTTGTCTACTCACTGGTAAAGGCTTGCGATCTACCAAGCATCACTTCTAATCTAATTTTAGAACTGGTTAACATGTTATTCTAACTATTTTCCATCAACAAAATACACCCTGGTGGGTGAAAGCAAGCAGGGCAAAGTGATTTTTGGTGTATCATCTGTATGCTGAATTTACCTGCCAGTAAGCAAGGCAGCATTTAACTACCAGATTTTGCCATGGAGTTTGACATGAGGTTCTCTcccacacaaagagagaaacagaacagCATGAATCGGGCAAAGAGGCTACTAAGCATTCTGTGCCATTGCAATTTGAGTATGCCGTCACCTACCACAGTGTAGCCATGGTAATTGTTATAGTTGATTTGACTGAGAGCTCAGGAACAATAATCAATAGTCGAATTCTACTGGCATGACACACAGAGCAGTAGCCCGAATGTCTGTTGAGCAGTCAGGATGCCCTCATGTTCATGGTGATCTTTTTTGTGGTACAGTTTGTTAGTAGTGGCAACTGTCTTACAGTATATAGACTAAAGGGTTAGGGTGCTATGATGACCAGTGTCAGCTTTCCCATTGAGCTTTATAGGACCACAACTGCACTCTCTGATATATTGTGTCCAATGCTGATGTGGCATCTGTTTTGCAGAGAAAGACTATGAAAATGCAATCAAGTACTACACAGAGGCCCTGGAGCTCAATCCAGCCAATGCCATCTACTACAGCAACCGAAGCCTGGCATACTTACGCACAGAGTGCTACGGCTATGCCCTGGCTGATGCTACCAAGGCCCTGGAGATAGACAAGAACTACATCAAGGGGTACTACCGCCGAGCCACCTCCAACATGGCACTGGGCAAGTTCAAGGCTGCACTTAAGGACTATGAGACGGTAAGAAATATGGCTTCTTTCACTGTAACTAGCCATATAGTCTGACACTATTTTTGGTATGGACTGCTTCAGATAACCTAAAACATGCAGGACATGAGCAATGCACATAGCAGAAGACAGAACTAAACCATTGGTGGTCTTTCTTTCCCTGAGTTTTCTAAAAGAAAATGAGGCAAGAGCTCTCTAGCCCCATCTGTTGATCTGTCATTATGAGTTAGGATCTTCATGTAGCCTTTACAGCCCAGTATGGGGATTATCCTTTAATCCATTGATGATGCCAATTAGATCCAGTCTGAAGGCACTCATACCACAGCTAATTTGGTGTCTATTGTTGTAAGTGCTGTTCTCATAATGaacaatataaatgtatcaGGGTTATGGCAACAAAGAACTCTAATGCTAAGCCACAGTCAGCAATTGCTTGGACAAACTAGGCCAAGCACCATTGACTGCAGAACCTAAGACTTAATCCATATGAATCCGAGAGAGGTTGCACTGGATTCATATGTATTTATAGATCTTTGAAATGTATAGGGCAAAACAGTGCATGAATTTTAAAGTACATTTACCAGACAGCAAGAATGATTTTTCAGCCCGTTGAAACTATTTACATCATTAAGATGCATTTAtaatgaatatattttattttattgttatttatatcCTGTTCTTTGCAGCTATAATGACTCAATTTCCATCAGAtcaatacatttaatttgaagTCTCCCTTGATTGACCAATTAATGATTAGCAAATGTGTTTGAGTCATTTGTGTTATTCCCATGTTCTGATGATAGGTAGTGAGGGTTCGACCCAATGACAAGGATGCAAAGATGAAGTATCAGGAGTGCAACAAGATTGTGAAACAGAAGGCTTTTGAAAGAGCCATCGCCAGCGATGAGATCAAAAAATCTGTTGTGGACTCTCTCGACATCGAAAACATGAGTAAGTTCACTTTGTTACATGATGAATCTATAACAAATATTCACATTGAAATCTGAACACTATGAACATGGATGCCAGTATATTTCAATAGAATCATAAATGAGCATTGACTGCTAGCAAACAAATGgtgatggtgattttttttttttttttttaccccaaattgtatttgtttatttatttattgggaAAATCACCAAGGATCGGTTTTAAAAATTGACAAAGACTACATAAACTGCTACCGGAAACACAACTGCTCATCATGTCTCAATGACTTGTggttggatttttttattttgttgtccaTGTTTTGTCCAGTGTCTgttgtatgtgtctgtttaaGTTTTGTGTTGTAGCAAACAAGCTAGATAATGTGTATTACAACAGACATCACATTTATGCTGATTGAGTAAAACTTTTATTAGCATTTGGTTAGACTTGAAACAGGAACCAATGATAACCAAGTGCAGTGGTGCAAGGGTTGTACTCCCTATTTCATTATACATTTCTGATATATGTGCGTTTATGTAGAGATGTTTTTATTACACATTCTGAAATTAAGATTATCTCGTAATGCAGCGATTGAGGATGAGTATGCAGGCCCCAAACTTGAAGACGGGAAGGTCACATTGAAGTTCATGAAGGAGATGATGGATTGGTTCAAGGACCAGAAGAAGCTGCACAGAAAGTGTGCTTATCAGGTAAACAtgcatatttatttaaaagctTCCCGTTGAAGCAAACTGTTGTCAACTGTAAttttacactgtttttatattgtttcaGATTTTGGTCCAAGTCAAAGAGGTTCTATCCAAACTCCCAAGTCTTGTAGAAATCTCATTAAAAGAGGTGAGGTCATGCAGATTTGTTTTATAAATACTGAAATCAAtgaatgtttacatttacatttcatgtgTTAAGCTGGTGCTCTTATTCAGAGTGAtgtacaatgagtgcaacagtagaataatatGAAATTTTATTGATTACCAATAATACAAACAATCATTAGTAAGGACTGCATGGGTCAGTCACAGCACCTTGACaataaatgtaacaaaatattcctgtgaccctgggagatgtttattttttgaTGACAGTTTTACGCTGTTATCCTCTTTTTGTTTGGACTATATTgaaggttttctctttctccctaccGCAGACAGAAAAGATAACAATCTGTGGCGACACCCACGGCCAATTCTACGATCTCCTCAACATCTTCGAGCTGAACGGCTTACCCTCACAGACCAACCCTTACGTAtcctttgtcttttttaatCAAGTATCACATCAGCTTTTGAATGCATGTCCTGTGCAGTCGCTCCCCTGGTTTGTACTTTTCTGTATAACAAAAATGCCTCATACTCAAAACGTCTGTGTCATAGCGCTTAACCGCAGAATTCAGCTGTTCAACGGCGACTTCGTGGATCGCGGCTCTTTCTCTGTCGAGGTCATTCTTACCCTCTTTGGCTTCAAGCTGCTCTTCCCTGACTGCTTCCACTTGCTTAGGGGTGAGAGCACTCATGTTGTGCCTGTGCATGAGTCTGTGTATACATAATATCTGCAGCTGTGTGCTGTAGCTTGGTATGTTACTGTGTCTCATAACATAACTTAACACATACAAGCTGCCACAAGGTTCATCCCCGAAAATCCTTCATTAgccttttttatttacatgtttCATCTAGTTTTTAGAATTAACTCACTGTCATCGTATTAGTATATACAGAAACTAAAGGTATTTAAACAAAGGATTGTACTTATGGAAGAACACGTGATCGTTGCCTACAGGTAACCACGAGACGGACAACATGAACCAGATGTACGGGTTTGAAGGGGAGGTCAAAGCCAAGTACACAGCCCAGATGTTCCAGCTGTTTAGCGAGGTCTTCCAGTGGCTGCCTCTTGCACAGTGCATCAACAGCAAAATACTGGTAAGTGGAGACATCGTTAGTTGAAAGCTGTCACCGGGCCGTGAAATTAACTTTGTTGTTCACTGGCTACAGTCGCTGATTCATATCAAAACTCAGTAGCCACTTGCACCATTTTACCAGCCAGAAAGacttttagaatagaataggacctcCAAATTAAATCTGTTTACCTTTTACCCTGGATATCACAGTGTTTGCTATTTTTGTACTGTGTGCACACtgtcttaataataataataattataacaataaactttattattatagtacttatctaaaaacagatttttcaaAGGGTTTCacataaaaatagaagaaataGTGCTTGTGgaatataaataaatcaaacaaaattaagatcaaaatgagtaaaaataataaaatcataacATAAAAGCCTGTCTATAAAATTGAGTCTTAAGCAGAGATGTAAAAGATAATACAGTTACAAAATAAGTACAGTGGACAAACCTATTGGACACAatcacagcctgtgtgtgtgtgtgtgtgtgtgtgtgtgtgtgtgtgtgtgtgtgtgtgtgtgtgtgtttctcccccTCAGGTGATGCATGGAGGTCTCTTCAGTGAAGACGGCGTCACATTGGAAGACCTCAGGAAGATTGACAGGAACAGACAGCCTCCAGACTCGGGTAGGGTCAGACTCTGAGTGCCCAGTCAGTCCTAATTGGCAGTAAGACACAGTCTCTAGAATGAAAAGCAGGTACACTGACACACCTTCCTCTGCTCTTACCTCCACAGGTCCCATGTGTGACCTCCTGTGGTCGGATCCACAGCCTCAGGTCAGTTCCCCCGTGCCTCATTAAGATCCACATCTATTTTAACAGATAATCCACAGGTTGCGTTGTGCGTAGCTCAAAATTCAGACTCACTGTTCCCTCTCCGTGTGTCAACGCAGAACGGCCGGTCGATCAGCAAGCGAGGAGTGAGCTGTCAGTTCGGGCCGGATGTAACGGAGCGCTTCCTGGACCAGAACAAGCTGGACTTCATCGTGCGTAGTCATGAGGTCAAGGCTGAGGGCTACGAGGTCACTCACTCAGGGAAGTGCATCACCGTGTTCTCAGCACCCAACTACTGGTACGTAACTGAGCCGCCTTGCTGAGACTCTTGTGGCCTGTTAGGACTTCAGAATTCACCTttagtcacaatgaaactgcattttgagagcatcttgttTCCCTAATGTGatttatttcctgttgaaataGGATATAAtgaagtgtaaaccaatgggatatcagttggggagagaaaggcagatttatttgatgggaggggcgggattgttaaaaaatctgacggatttattggttggaattttgaaatgcgcctcctggtacacgatgaagtcACCAATAAAGATTTAAAATTTTCCAGGAAGTACATATAATGAGATTAtaatagaaaaataacatttttagcttttttttggCACAGATATGTCAATTAGGTATGTTATGATAATTAGAATTAGCTAAAATGGtgaaaaaggcatttttcatttcagtgtgagtTAAATAGTGTTGTACTCTGTCTCCCCCCAGTGATCAGATGGGAAACAAAGGAGCTTATATCCACCTCAGGGGATCTGACCTCAAGCCAGAATTTCACCAGTTCACTGCTGTGGTCAGTATCCTACGTCTCTACAGTGATCTCTGATTGTACACATGAAGTCCTTTGCTGTGCTCTGGCTTGCAGATTAGTTGACTCTTATTGAATCATTCTAGGGCTTTAAGATTATAGCTAAAATTGTAATCCCTATTTTTCTTGATACTGTGATCACAGTTATTTATCGGTCTCCATGATTTGGGGAACAAAATTGTTTTATGGCACTATTTTGCATTATTAGAATCTGAAATATTTTCAACTACAGTGGGctttctaaatgaaatgaaatgtttaaaCGTCACCAAATTCTATGATTATCAATTGGGGGAATTAGCATTGCAACAGGCATTATAgttgattaattgtgcagccctaactCTTTGTTTTACAAAAAGGTATTTGAAAGTTCTCAGAAAAAAGTGGGAGTGGCAGTTCCAAGGCACTCAGAAAAAGTTAAATCTTTATTGAATGGGCTAGAACATGTTACATtacatactttacattacatttcattatgtAATTTAGCAGACACTTTAGTCCAAAGtgacaataagtacattttgtcaacagtagtcaatcTGACCGTATATCATGGTCTTCTTCAACTAAGCCTTCAATAGGAGTAAGTAGCATGTTATGTCATAGCAGTTGTAGCCCATTTaataaagtctttttttttttttttgactgccTTTGAACTCCCTTATTTGTAAGTAGTTTGTTACCTCTGTTTCCAAAGAGCACCACTACAGTTCTGTGTTTTCACACCGTTGAAGAGCACCTTACTACTTATTTGCTCGAGTATTTGAAAGTTGTTGAAGTGTGATCTAATCTTTtattctcctctcactctccttcacAGCCTCATCCGAATGTCAAGCCCATGGCGTACGCCAACACGCTAATGCAGATGGGGATGATGTAGAGGCGATGCTAGTCTGTCTGTGACACTGACGACCTCCCACCTGACCTGAACCACCCCGGCCACCTCACTCCCTCCAGTGCTTAGACAGGCTCTTGTTCATGCTTAGCCTAAGGGATCCCTCTCCCTAAAACCTCTGCTAGTTGTATTCAGAACACACGTGGTGTAGTTCAGATGGGACGAGATCGCTTAGACCAGCCCGGTCGAGAATCGGGCGCGTTCTTTCATGTATCAGttaaaactggaaaaaaaatatcccaatTTCCGTTGTCCGTCTGCCCGCTCATGTGTTCCATCACTGGGTAAAGAAAACTACCCCGAGAATTGCAGATGCATCCCGTTGGAGCTGCTtggtttttaaatatttgactCTATGATGTATTCAGCAGATGGGATAAAATAGCTGGTTATGTACCAAAGATGTGTAATGGAattgattgtttggtttttACACGGAGCAGCCTCTGACTCTAAAACCTAGCATGGTACTGTTGGCCTGCGTACACAGCTTAGAACATCCTGAAATGAGTTGAGagcagcatgttcatgtttatcAGTATTTCTCAAAGCATCCTACAGTTTGATGCAGTTTATAAAAATGAAtctttttgttttacaggatTACAAACGATAGTTAATTGGATGTATGATCCCATTCCAAAAAAACAGAGTATTCATTGGAGACCGCACTGATTGGCTCTGGGTACACTCTGAACGGTGCTGTTTGCCATTAGTGGTGTATTTAGCTGGTTCAATCATATAACTGTTGACATTTATTTTGCACTGCTGCACTACTTCCCGTTGAGGAAGGTACTGCTGCTCTCCACATCTCATCCCTGTCTGTCATTGTGCCCCTCACCCGGCAGCTCCCGCACACTCTACTCTCCCATCTAGCTTTGGTGTAAGGCAAACACTGGTGGCACTCCAGTCTCCAATACATGTTTGATGACCAGTGACTTACCCC
This region includes:
- the ppp5c gene encoding serine/threonine-protein phosphatase 5; protein product: MAHASENGSEKKMAEGDKNAELLKEKANSYFKEKDYENAIKYYTEALELNPANAIYYSNRSLAYLRTECYGYALADATKALEIDKNYIKGYYRRATSNMALGKFKAALKDYETVVRVRPNDKDAKMKYQECNKIVKQKAFERAIASDEIKKSVVDSLDIENMTIEDEYAGPKLEDGKVTLKFMKEMMDWFKDQKKLHRKCAYQILVQVKEVLSKLPSLVEISLKETEKITICGDTHGQFYDLLNIFELNGLPSQTNPYLFNGDFVDRGSFSVEVILTLFGFKLLFPDCFHLLRGNHETDNMNQMYGFEGEVKAKYTAQMFQLFSEVFQWLPLAQCINSKILVMHGGLFSEDGVTLEDLRKIDRNRQPPDSGPMCDLLWSDPQPQNGRSISKRGVSCQFGPDVTERFLDQNKLDFIVRSHEVKAEGYEVTHSGKCITVFSAPNYCDQMGNKGAYIHLRGSDLKPEFHQFTAVPHPNVKPMAYANTLMQMGMM